In Candidatus Paceibacter sp., the sequence TTTTTCTTGCAAAAATTGCGGTTTTGGGGTAGGAATGAAGGCAGAAAGATTGTAAATTTACATCAAAGATAAAGATAAAAGAGGAGGATAAAAATGGGGAAATGCATGCACGGTTGCGGAAGAAGTGCGGGAAGGTATGGAAAGGTGGTTTTTAATTTCGCTGGTTATAAATTTAAAATTACGAAACTAGGATCACAGTGCGAAGAGTGCGCCAAAGAAAAATTCCTGAAAAATTTTGATATCTGGCAGGGGAGGTTAATCAAAAATAAAAAAGGAATAATCGTGGATTGGAGTTTTTATTCCGGCGTACACAATGATATTAAACCACAATTAAATGAAATTCTTCTGGCTCTTGGTGTCCTTGAGTATAAGAGAAAAGGAAATTGGGAAATAGTCGGCAGTGGAATGATTTTAAATCCAGGCAACCTGGGCGGAGCTCTGTATTTCACAAGGAGAAAGGATGTTGTGGCGTTTGCAAAAACAAACTACGGGAGAGCTCATTATTTCTGCGAGATAAGAAAAATATCGGCGGTTATAGATAAGGAAAAATTCAGTAAAAGCTAAGTTTTTTGGGCAAGATCCGGATTGTGGACTGTGTCCGAGTACTAAATACCGCGTATCTTGCCATTCTTTAATAAAACTGGTTCGGAAGTGAAATTTTCCGGCCAGTTTATTTTTTTTCCTCAATCTCTTTCTGAACGAGTTTGATGAATTGTTCAACGCTCAAAGTCTCCTGTTTTTCTTGACCGCGGAAGTTGACGGCGACGGTGCCGGCCTCTTTTTCTTTTTCTCCGACGACGAGGAGGTAGGGGATTTTACGCGTTTTGCCGGCGCGGATTTTTTTGCCGAGCGTTTCGGCGCTCATATCCATTTCGGCTCTGATTCCGGCGTTTTTTAATTCCGCTAAAACTTTATTTCCATAATCGTTAAATTTTTCTCCCACCGGCAAAATCAGAACTTGAACGGGCGACAGCCAGACGGGGAAATTGCCGCCTGTTCTTTCCGTCAGGAAAGCGAAAGTGCGGTCAAACGAGCCGAAAATAGCCCTGTGTATTATTACCGGATGTTCTTTTTCGCCTTTTTCATTTATAAAATTAAGGTCAAATTTTTTGGCGGAATAAAAATCCACCTGCACCGTGGCGATGGTGTCCTCTTTGCCTAAGACGTTTTTGGTTTGCACGTCAATTTTGGGTCCGTAAAAACTGGCCTCGCCTTCCGCTTTAATATATTTCGCGCCGAATTCTTTTAACGCGTCCTCGGCCATTTTTGCCGCTTCTTCCCACACTTTCTTGTCTTTGATGTCGCCGTATTTTTCTTCGTTTTTAAAATCGGGAAGGGAAAGTCTGTACCAAAAATCCTCAATATGAAAATCGTTATAAACCTCTTTAAATAATTTCAGCACTTCTATCAACTCGCTTTTTAACTGATTTTTTTGGCAGTAAATATGAGAATCGTTTTGGGTGAAGGCGCGCGCTCTTATCAAGCCGGTCAAAACGCCTGACCTTTCAAATCGGTGCACCAGGCCAAATTCTGCCAGCCGCAAAGGCAGGTCTTTGTAGCTGATTTGCCCGTGCTTGTAAATCATGTGATGATGAGGGCAATTCATCGGCTTGAGATAGTATTCCTCGCCCTCAATGTCCAAAGGGCTGTACATATCTTCTTTGTAATGGGCGAGGTGACCGGAGGTTTCGTATAATTTTTTGTGCGCCAGAATTGGCGTGTAAACGTATTTGTAGCCCTTCTCCAGTTCTTTCTGGTACATATAATCCTCCATTTTGCGGCGGATGAAGGCGCCGTTGGGCAGCCAGAGCGGCAAACCCTTGCCGACTTCCTCCGATATCATAAAAAGTTCCAATTCTTTGCCCAGTTTCCGGTGATCTCGTTTTTCCGCTTCCTCCATCATTTTTAGATATGCGTCCAATTCTTCTTTTGTTTCAAAAGCCACGCCGTAGATGCGGGTGAGCATTTTATTTTTCTCGCTGCCTTTCCAGTAGGCGCCGGCGACTTTAGTGAGCCTGAAGGCGTCGGGGTTTATTTCTTTGGACGAATTCACATGCGGTCCGGCGCAGAGGTCAACCAGATTGCCGGATTTATAAATGGAGATTTTTTGGCCTGATTTTTCCAGTTCGTCAATCAACTCCAGTTTAAATGGCTGGTCGGCAAAAATTTCTCTGGCTTTTTTGGCCGAAATTTCTTCTTTTTCAAATTTGATATCTTGTTTTATAAGTTCTTTAACAAAGCCCTCCAAAATAGGCAATTTTTCTTCGGTGGGCGAGTGGTCAACGGCCGAAAAATCAAAATCGTAATAAAAGCCGTTTTCAATGGTCGGCCCGATGCCCAGTTTCACCTCCGGATGTTTGCCGGTAATGACCGCCGCCATCAAATGCGCCAGAGAGTGGCGGATTTTTTCCAGTCGGCCGTTTTCTTTTTCCATATGAATTATATTAGCAAAAAATGGCCAAAACTCAATTTTTCATCTCCTTTATTTCCTCCACGATTATGGACGTTTCATTGTTGCGGAAAGACAACCGGCCTTTGACGGCGATGCAATTGCCTTCGTATAAAACGCCGGCGTATTTTTCCAGGATTTTCGGGAAGATGACGGTTTCCACGCTGTCGGCATAGTCGGATAATTTCATAAAAAGCATCGGGTCGCCTTTTTTGGTGTTTATTTTTTTAGCCTCGTCTATCATGCCGGCCACGACGGTCGACATATTGTTGGGCAGTTTTTTGGCCTCGCCGATTTTGGTATTTATTTTTGCTAACTTGTCTTTAAAGCGGTCCAGCGGATGGCCGGAAACGTACAAACCCAGCAGCTCTTTTTCCCATAGGAGCCGTTCATGCTGGGTCGCCGGTTCGGCCGGTTTTAATTTCAGGTCGGGCAAGGTGGATGTGTCTTGCATCAAGGAGAAAAGCGAACCCTGGTTTTTCTTGGCTTTGCCGGAATTACGGCTGTATTCCAAAGCGTCTTCCATGTTAAACAGCATCTGGTTTCTTTCGCCCAGAGCGTCCATCGCGCCGGATTTTATCAGCGCTTCCAGAGATTTTTTGTTAAGATTTTTGTGTTGGACGCGGTCCAGGAAATCAGCGAAAGATTTGTAGCGGCCGTTGGCTTTTCTTTCCTCTATCACCGCGTTGGCAATTTCCACGCCGAGATTTTTAATAGTGTAAAGGCCGAAGCGGATGCCTTCGGTTGTTTTTGACGCTCCGGAAACAGATTTTGGAAAATCCTCTAGCCCCACCCTCGCGGACTCGGGCGGCCGCCCCCGCCCAGGATTTTCAAAATCTGTTTTCTTCGCGTCAATATTTACCACGGCAAAATCACCCAAACTTTCGTTCACGTCCGGCGGCAGAACGGGCAGCTTCATCCTCACGCACTCGCTTATCGTTTCGGCGATTTTTTCCACCTCGCCCGCGTCGGCGGTCAGCACCGCCGCCATAAACTCGGCGGGGAAGTTGGCCTTCATGTAAGCGGTTTGATAAGCCACTTTGGCGTAGGAGGCGGCGTGGGCTTTGTTGAAGCCGTAACCTTTGAATGGGTCAAACAGCCGCCAGAGATCCTCCGCTTTCTGCTTTGAAAGACCGCCGTGCTTCTGACAGCCTTCTATGAATATTTTTTCCTGCTTGGCCATTTCTTCCGGAATTTTTTTGCCGATGGCTTTGCGGAACTTGTCCACCGTGTCCCAGTTGTACCCGGCCAGCTCTATGGCGATCAGCAAAACGTCGTCCTGATAAGTCACCACGCCGAAAGTCTTGTCCAGCACCTTAGCCAGTCTCGGGTCGGGATAAGTCACCGGCTCCTGGCCGTGTTTTCTCTTGATATAAGTGGGAATGTTGGCCATCGGCCCCGGGCGGAAGAGAGCGATCATGGCCATGATGTCGGTGACGGTGGTCGGCTTCAGCTCCTTGAGATATCGGGTCATGCCGCTGCCGCCAAGTTGGAACAGGCCGATGGTTTCTCCTTTGGCCAGATGAGTGAAGGTGTTTTTGTCATCCAGAGGGATGTTTTCTATGTCTATATCAATCCCGCGCGTTTCTTTGACCAGTTTGACCGAATTTCCCAAAATAGAGAGGTTTTTTATGCCCAGAAAATCCATTTTAAGCAGGCCGGCTTCTTCTACCGAATACATATCGTACTGGGTAATGACTTTCTCGCCGCTTGGTTCCAGTTGCAGGGGCACGTAGTCCGTCAGTTCCGTCGGCGAGATGACGACGCCGGCGGCATGCACGGAAACATGGCGAGCGCAGCCTTCAATTTTTTTGGCGATGTCTATTATTTCTTTCACCTCGGCGTCTTTTTTATACATCTCGTTCAGCTCCGGCGTGATCTTCAAAGCTTCGTCTATGGTCATGGGGAATCCCTGGGAGCCCATCGGAATCAGTTTGGCGATACTGTCGCCTAAGGAATAAGGTTTGCCCAAAGCGCGGGTGACGTCGCGCACCGAACCGCGCGCCATCATGGTGCCAAAAGTGCCGATTTGGGCGACGTGGTCCTTGCCGTACTTTTCTTTGGCGTACTCCAAAATTTCTTCGCGGCGGTCGTCGGCAAAGTCCATATCAATATCGGGCGGCGATGGGCGGTAGGGGTTGAGAAATCTTTCAAACGGTAGGCCGTATTTTACCGGGTCAACGTTGGTGATGCCCAGCAAATAAGACACCAGCGAGCCGGCCGCCGAGCCTCTGGTGTTGGTCATTATGTGGCGGCTTTTGGCGAAAGCGATGAGGTCGGCGACGATTAGAAAGTAGGGGGCGTAACCTTTGCCGTTGATGACCTCCAGTTCGTATTCCATTCTTTTTTTAATTTCCCCGTTGGCGTCTTCGGCCTCAAACAATTTGGCGTAGTTTTTTTGCGCCGTTTCGGTAATGTATTCTTCAGGTTTTTTGCCTTCGCCCAAGTCCAGCTTGGGGAACACCCATTTTCCCAGTTCTAGTTTTAGGTCGCACATCTCCGCGATTTTGAAGGTGTTTTCAACCGCGTCCGGATTTTCTTTGAACAGTTTTTCCATTTCTTCTCCGGAACGCAGGGAGAAATCGTCCAGCTTCATCGTCAGGCGGTTGGCGTCGGCCATTTCCGCGTTTGTCTGGATGGCTACCAGCAGGTCTTGGGCGGTGGCATCTTCCGGTTTTAAATAATGGATGTCTTGGGTGGCCGCCAGTGGAATGCCCGACTTTCTGGCCAGTTCAACGAGGCCTTTTTGGATTTCAGCGTGGTTTTCTATGTCGGGATGATGGCTTATTTCTATGAAAAAATTTCCTTTGCCGAAAATTTCTTCGTATTCTTTGGCCGCTTTTTCCGCCCGTTCCATATCTTTTACTCCCACCATTCTGGCCACCTCTCCGGCCATGCAGGCGGAAAGCGCAACGAGCCCTTCCGAATGTTTTCTTAAAAATTCTTTGTCCACCCGCGGTTTATAATAGAAGCCCTGCAGATGGCTGGCGGTGACGATTTTTACCAGATTTTTATAGCCGGTTTCGTTTTTGGCGAGAAGGATGAGATGATAACGTTTGTTATCTATGCCTGATCGTTTCTGGAGCATTGATTCAAAGGCGATGTAAGTTTCCACGCCGATAATGGGCTTGATGCCGGTCTTCTGGCACTTTTTATAAAATTCTATCGCGCCGTACATATTGCCGTGGTCGGTCAGCGCCAGCGCCGGCATGCCGAGTTTTTTCGCCTCATCCACGAGGTCGTCAATTTTAGCCAGCCCGTCCAGCAGGGAATAGTGCGAGTGTGTATGAAGATGAACGAAATTTGATGGCATAATGTGTTTTGGATTATAACATAATATCAAAACAATCTGATATTATTAAATAAATGAAGAAAGAATATTTTATTGTCGGAATTGACGAAGCGGGGCGGGGGCCGTTGGCAGGGCATCTTGCCGTTGCCGCGGTGGCGGCAACAGTAATTTCTAAATCCGAATTTCTAATTTCTAAAAAAAGCCAAAACCCCAAAATCCAAAACGCAAAACTGCTGAAAAATATCAAAGATTCCAAAAAGTTGAGCGCGGAGAAAAGGGAAGAATGGAGAGAAATTATCAGGAAAAATTTTGAGAATCATTGCGTTTTTATCAGCCATAAAATGATAGACAAAATCGGCATCGGCGGGGCGGTAAGATTGGGCGTGGAAAAAGTTTTGGAAAAGTTTTCCCGAAAACCGGATTTGGTTTTAATGGACGGTTCGCTTAAAGCGCCGAAAGAATACAATCAATTAACCATAATAAAAGGGGACGAAAAAATACCGCTGATTTCCGCCGCGTCCGTCATTGCCAAAACCGCGCGGGACAAAAAGATGCTGGTGTTGGACAAAAAATATCCGCAGTACGGCTTCGCCGTCCATAAGGGCTATGGCACCAAATCTCATTACGAAAAAATAAAAGAAAACAGTCTTTGTAAAATCCACCGAAAATCTTTTTGCAAAAATATCGGCGTTTAGTTGATTTTTTAATTCTCAACGTGCTAGGCTTTAGCAAACTGTTTTTATTTTTGGAACTTTTACATAAGGAGGTAGTTATAATGATAACTTACAAAGATTGCGGTGTTGATTATGGAAACATGGACCCGCATAAGAGGGAGTCCATGTTGGAGGCAATGCAAACGGATGAGTGGTTGGAAAGATTTGGTTTTTCAATAGTTCCCTGGACGCGCGGCGAGAGCGCCACTCTTGTTGAAACACCCTTCGGATATATCGGCTTTGTTGTTGAAGGTCTTGGCACGAAAAATCTCGTGGCCGACGCGGTAAAAAAAATACTTAGAAAAACAGGCAGAGATGAAAAAACTTTCTATGATTATATAGCGCAATGCAATACGGCAATGGCGTTTAACGATCTGATAACGGTTGGCGCCAGGCCGTTTTTGTACGGCCAATATTTGGCGGCGGGAAGTTCCAGTTGGTTTAAGGAGGAAACGCGAAGGCGGGAACTTATTAAAGGCACAAAAAATGCCTGCGATGCGGCCAAATGCTGCTGGGGCGGCGGAGAAACCCCGACTCTTCAAGGAATTATTTATCCCGACACAGTGGATCTTGCCGGAGCTGTGGTTGGCTTCATACCACTGCAGAAGAAAGGCCAGATTATCAATCCGGCCAAAATAAAACACGGCGACGCCATCGTTATGATTGAAAGTTCAGGCATCCATGCCAACGGCCTAACGCTGGCTAGAAAAATTGCCGAAAAAGAACCGTTATGGCGGCGCTTGCGCGGATGGCTATTTCCGTGGTTGTTCAAAAAAAGCCGTCGTTTGCCTAAGGGATATAAAACTGTTTTGTCGGACGGTCGGACTTACGGGGAATCATTGCTTGATCCGACGCATGTTTATGTCGGCCTTGTGGAAGATTGTCTTGATAAAGGCATTGATATCCATTACGCGGTGAATATCACCGGCCATGGTTGGCGGAAGTTGATGCGGGCGCCGCAACAATTCACATATGTCATTGAATCGATCCCAAGGCCCCAGCCGGTTTTCCAAATTATTATTGAGACAACCGGAATGAGTTTAAAAGAGGCCTATGGCACCTTCAACATGGGCGCGGGCTTTGCCTTGTATGTCGATCCCAAAGACTCTGACCAAGTTATTGATATAGCGCGTAGGCAAGGTCGGGAGGCATCGCGGGCCGGACATATTGAGGAAGGCGAAAAGAAAGTCGTAATCAAACCTCTCAACATAGAATTTGGCGGAGACGAATTAAAAATCCGCTAAGTTCGTTCAACAAAAAAGAAAAGGGTAACCTAAACAACAGGTTACCCTTTTAAAGTTGAAAACAGGAATTTTATTTGAAGTAATCAACCGCATTTTCAAAGATTTTTAACCCATGCGGTTTTACATTTTCCGGAAACCTCCTCCATTCCGGGTATTGAGTCAGCTCCACAAATCTTTCCGGATGGGGCATCAGGCCGAAGATTCGACCGGTCGGATCGCAAATGCCTGCGATGCAATTGAGCGAACCGTTGGGGTTGGCTCCCAGATACCGGATAACTGCCAGGTTTTCTTTTTCAATTCGCTCAAGTGCTTGTCCATCCGCGTAAAATTTCCCCTCTCCGTGAGCGATCTGCAGAAACTTAACCCCTGCCATTCCCAAAGTAAATACGCAAGGGCTTGAGCTGTTTATTTCCAAGTTAACCCACCGGCATTCAAAATGTCCCGAAGAATTATGAGCCAAAGTCGCTTCCATTTTGCCGATATTTCCGAAGGGTAGCAACCCTGTTCTGACCAGAACCTGGAAACCGTTGCAAATCCCGATAATCAACTTTCCCAGCGCTACAAAATACCGCAATTGATCCCTTAGAAACGTTGTTAATTCCAAAGCAAGAACTTTCCCAGATGCTATGTCGTCTCCGTAGGAAAATCCACCCGAAATGGCGAGAATCTGATAATTAAAAAGCTTGTCAGCGCCGTTTCTTAACTGATTAAGGTGGACTGTTTTGCAGATTCCTCCCGCTTTTTCAAAAGCGTAAGAGGTCTCATTGTCGCAATTTGTCCCATCAGTTTTTAAAATACAGACATTCGGTTTATAAGCCACAAAACACCTCCTGCATGGGTTTCTTCCATGCGTTTTTTAAGTCACCAAGAATAATGTTTAACTCATAATTTCCGCCGTACCGCATGTCCATGGCGTTTATGTAGATAATATTTGATTCCGTCACCCGGCCCAGTTCATAATGAGGCAGTCCGCGGAAAAGTTTTTCCGCGCCTTCTGTAAGATAGGTGTATTCATCAATCTCAAGCAAAAAGCATCCGGGGGTTTCGTTGAACAAAATAAAATCAGGACCAACGTTATTGTCCATTTGCAGTGGATGCAAGCATTTTTCCAGCATCGCTCCTTTATTTCCTCCGAAGCACATTTCCGCCAAATTCGCCGCTATGCCGCCCTCGCTGATATCATGCGCGGCAAGAATTTTGCCCTCGTTAATCAGTCTATGCAGGCAATCAAAAATTTTCGGCTGAAGCTTTAGATCAACTTCTGGCACCCTCCCTCCTTTTATTCCATGAATCTGGTAATACACCGAGCCGCCCATGGCGTTAAAGTCCATCTTGCCAAGCAATACAATAAAAGAACCCGGTTTTTTAAAGGAAGCCGTGATCGTTTTCCGAACATCGGGAATTTTTCCGAAAGCGGAAACGCATAACACCGGGGGAATTTTGATGACAATATTTTTTCCGTTCTGTTTTCCCTTGTACGTGCTGGACAAACTATCTTTGCCGGATATGAACGGAATTTTGAACGCATGCATAATTTTAACGCACGCATCCACAGACAAATTCAAATCAGCCAAAGATTCATCATCCGGAAACGGCCAGATAAAATTATCAATCAGCCACGATTCGCGATAATTTCCTCCCACCGCGACCAAATTGGACAAGGCTTCCACCGCCGCCCAGATGCTTCCATGGTACGGGTCAATTTTGTTCAGAACCGGATTAAGCCCGTGGCTTATTATCAGGCCATAGAGCTTGCCTAAGATCGGAGTTAAAACAACGGCGTCATTCGGGCCGTCCTGACCAACTCCGGCATAAGGAGGCAAAGCGTTTGTCCCTTGCACGCCGTGGTCGTAACGCCGGACAATCGGCTCCTTGGAGCAAACATTCAAGTGGCTGACGACTTCAAAAAATTTATTGACGTAATCTTCGTCAGTCAAAAGACCGGAGATAGACGGTTCATGATGCGCTCCTTTTTCCAATTTGCCAACCATAACCCGTTGCGGCAATCCATTGTGCAGGAATTCCATATCAAGATCGCAAACGGTTGTAATTGTAAAAACTGGCGAAATATCTTCTTTATAATCGGTCTTTTCGCAATATGTCACAATAAGCCGCTTTGAATC encodes:
- a CDS encoding threonine--tRNA ligase, whose amino-acid sequence is MEKENGRLEKIRHSLAHLMAAVITGKHPEVKLGIGPTIENGFYYDFDFSAVDHSPTEEKLPILEGFVKELIKQDIKFEKEEISAKKAREIFADQPFKLELIDELEKSGQKISIYKSGNLVDLCAGPHVNSSKEINPDAFRLTKVAGAYWKGSEKNKMLTRIYGVAFETKEELDAYLKMMEEAEKRDHRKLGKELELFMISEEVGKGLPLWLPNGAFIRRKMEDYMYQKELEKGYKYVYTPILAHKKLYETSGHLAHYKEDMYSPLDIEGEEYYLKPMNCPHHHMIYKHGQISYKDLPLRLAEFGLVHRFERSGVLTGLIRARAFTQNDSHIYCQKNQLKSELIEVLKLFKEVYNDFHIEDFWYRLSLPDFKNEEKYGDIKDKKVWEEAAKMAEDALKEFGAKYIKAEGEASFYGPKIDVQTKNVLGKEDTIATVQVDFYSAKKFDLNFINEKGEKEHPVIIHRAIFGSFDRTFAFLTERTGGNFPVWLSPVQVLILPVGEKFNDYGNKVLAELKNAGIRAEMDMSAETLGKKIRAGKTRKIPYLLVVGEKEKEAGTVAVNFRGQEKQETLSVEQFIKLVQKEIEEKK
- a CDS encoding DNA polymerase III subunit alpha encodes the protein MPSNFVHLHTHSHYSLLDGLAKIDDLVDEAKKLGMPALALTDHGNMYGAIEFYKKCQKTGIKPIIGVETYIAFESMLQKRSGIDNKRYHLILLAKNETGYKNLVKIVTASHLQGFYYKPRVDKEFLRKHSEGLVALSACMAGEVARMVGVKDMERAEKAAKEYEEIFGKGNFFIEISHHPDIENHAEIQKGLVELARKSGIPLAATQDIHYLKPEDATAQDLLVAIQTNAEMADANRLTMKLDDFSLRSGEEMEKLFKENPDAVENTFKIAEMCDLKLELGKWVFPKLDLGEGKKPEEYITETAQKNYAKLFEAEDANGEIKKRMEYELEVINGKGYAPYFLIVADLIAFAKSRHIMTNTRGSAAGSLVSYLLGITNVDPVKYGLPFERFLNPYRPSPPDIDMDFADDRREEILEYAKEKYGKDHVAQIGTFGTMMARGSVRDVTRALGKPYSLGDSIAKLIPMGSQGFPMTIDEALKITPELNEMYKKDAEVKEIIDIAKKIEGCARHVSVHAAGVVISPTELTDYVPLQLEPSGEKVITQYDMYSVEEAGLLKMDFLGIKNLSILGNSVKLVKETRGIDIDIENIPLDDKNTFTHLAKGETIGLFQLGGSGMTRYLKELKPTTVTDIMAMIALFRPGPMANIPTYIKRKHGQEPVTYPDPRLAKVLDKTFGVVTYQDDVLLIAIELAGYNWDTVDKFRKAIGKKIPEEMAKQEKIFIEGCQKHGGLSKQKAEDLWRLFDPFKGYGFNKAHAASYAKVAYQTAYMKANFPAEFMAAVLTADAGEVEKIAETISECVRMKLPVLPPDVNESLGDFAVVNIDAKKTDFENPGRGRPPESARVGLEDFPKSVSGASKTTEGIRFGLYTIKNLGVEIANAVIEERKANGRYKSFADFLDRVQHKNLNKKSLEALIKSGAMDALGERNQMLFNMEDALEYSRNSGKAKKNQGSLFSLMQDTSTLPDLKLKPAEPATQHERLLWEKELLGLYVSGHPLDRFKDKLAKINTKIGEAKKLPNNMSTVVAGMIDEAKKINTKKGDPMLFMKLSDYADSVETVIFPKILEKYAGVLYEGNCIAVKGRLSFRNNETSIIVEEIKEMKN
- a CDS encoding phosphoribosylformylglycinamidine synthase subunit PurQ, translating into MAYKPNVCILKTDGTNCDNETSYAFEKAGGICKTVHLNQLRNGADKLFNYQILAISGGFSYGDDIASGKVLALELTTFLRDQLRYFVALGKLIIGICNGFQVLVRTGLLPFGNIGKMEATLAHNSSGHFECRWVNLEINSSSPCVFTLGMAGVKFLQIAHGEGKFYADGQALERIEKENLAVIRYLGANPNGSLNCIAGICDPTGRIFGLMPHPERFVELTQYPEWRRFPENVKPHGLKIFENAVDYFK
- a CDS encoding phosphoribosylformylglycinamidine cyclo-ligase is translated as MITYKDCGVDYGNMDPHKRESMLEAMQTDEWLERFGFSIVPWTRGESATLVETPFGYIGFVVEGLGTKNLVADAVKKILRKTGRDEKTFYDYIAQCNTAMAFNDLITVGARPFLYGQYLAAGSSSWFKEETRRRELIKGTKNACDAAKCCWGGGETPTLQGIIYPDTVDLAGAVVGFIPLQKKGQIINPAKIKHGDAIVMIESSGIHANGLTLARKIAEKEPLWRRLRGWLFPWLFKKSRRLPKGYKTVLSDGRTYGESLLDPTHVYVGLVEDCLDKGIDIHYAVNITGHGWRKLMRAPQQFTYVIESIPRPQPVFQIIIETTGMSLKEAYGTFNMGAGFALYVDPKDSDQVIDIARRQGREASRAGHIEEGEKKVVIKPLNIEFGGDELKIR
- a CDS encoding ribonuclease HII is translated as MKKEYFIVGIDEAGRGPLAGHLAVAAVAATVISKSEFLISKKSQNPKIQNAKLLKNIKDSKKLSAEKREEWREIIRKNFENHCVFISHKMIDKIGIGGAVRLGVEKVLEKFSRKPDLVLMDGSLKAPKEYNQLTIIKGDEKIPLISAASVIAKTARDKKMLVLDKKYPQYGFAVHKGYGTKSHYEKIKENSLCKIHRKSFCKNIGV